The genomic DNA GACTGCACCCAGGAAGATCAGTTAGAAAATTAAATGCAAGATTTAACTCTCGCAAGGATGTCAGGTGAATAACGCCTTTAGGGACAGTTTGAATTTTGTTATTATTCAAGTCAAGTATTTGAATATTTCTGGGCAAGCACCTGAAAACAGAATCAGCAAATTTGTTGGACGACAAGTTCATGGTGATCAAGGTTTCTGGCCACAAGcaattttcatcattttcatgTTGTAACAGATTTTCGCTCAGATCTAAGTGCCTCAAGGATGTGTTGCCGGCAAAGCAACTCACCAAGGAAAGTGTCTCCAATTTATTGTCCTTCAAAATGAGAGTTTTCAAATGAGGCAGTTGGATAGATGTTTTAAACACGTCATCTGTTAAGATATTGTTAGCAAAATTTAAATATTGGAATCTTGTAGGATAGATAGGGAACAGCATGTGAGGCATTTGCGCATCTGATATCGTCAGGTTTTCTATATCCATTTTGGTAAAAAGCAAGTAGACTCTCTCCTGTGGgatattaaaaattctgaaatgtaCATTCTCCAATTTTATAGTTCTCATTACAGTATTCGAGTAGTCAAATGAATTGTGGTCAAGATAAACCTTACCTCCGAAAGTCACATGTTGAATCTGGAAGTATTCTACTGACGTATGCCAAACAAATTGGAAGATAAGCAGAAGATCATCCCAGAGTAAATCAACTTTATTAAGTAACAGAATGGATGTCTTGGCATTCTCTAAAATAAGATTTTGCTGAGTTTCGTAACTTGCAAATTGGCTTTTGCCATCTATATTcgtaatttctaatatttttgaagTCTTCATTCCATCACGCAAAAGAACCCAGAAATTTGTGTTCATTGGCAAAACAATGTGAAGTTTTGTTGTGTTTAAGATGGGCAGGCTACCTTCTTCATAATGAGAAAGAGTtctcaatcctaagaagacagtaTTTAGATGCAAGTGAGCAATTTTCTGGAAatctgatttttgtatttttgcccCACTCAAACCTAGGATTTCCAGGTGTGACATGTTGCCAGTCTCCTCGCAGGTAGGCACGGTGTCAAAGTCATTGAAGGACAGATCTAAATGTCTGAGACCTGCCAGCGAGAACCAAGTTACACTCTTCAGTCTGTTTTAAGACACACCTAAATAGCTTAACTCCTTGTTGAATTCAAAGGTCTTGATATCCAGCTCTTGGATTCTGTTATGGCATAGAATCAAAACTTTCAGTTTAGAGAGGGAATGAAAATCTGAACGCTGGAGTTGAAAAAGGAGGTTGTAGGACAAATCCAGTACGGTTGTGGTTGGGGTCAAGTCTTCAGGAACCTTTCTTAAAGACGCGTTTGAGCAGTTGGTGGTCAATTCTGTTTCTTCTGGCAGCTTTGAAGCCCCACTATGCACTGACGTAACAATACTACAAAATACGTAAATGCTTCTGATCTGTTTCATTGTAATTCTGAGGATTTTATCACTGATTCACCTCAGATGACTTTTTTCACACATCACCTCATATGAATGAGGAAgatgagttcaaatcctggaaAGACAACATATAATGTTAAGTGGTTATGTGAtttgttaaaccctgtaggattttttttttttaatgccaacaTCTGACTGTATTCACCAAGAATCTGGATTAGGGTTCCAACCCATTTATTGAGTCTTTGACTTGATCTCAGAACTTGGCTTAT from Pseudorca crassidens isolate mPseCra1 chromosome 4, mPseCra1.hap1, whole genome shotgun sequence includes the following:
- the TLR10 gene encoding LOW QUALITY PROTEIN: toll-like receptor 10 (The sequence of the model RefSeq protein was modified relative to this genomic sequence to represent the inferred CDS: substituted 1 base at 1 genomic stop codon) encodes the protein MKQIRSIYVFCSIVTSVHSGASKLPEETELTTNCSNASLRKVPEDLTPTTTVLDLSYNLLFQLQRSDFHSLSKLKVLILCHNRIQELDIKTFEFNKELSYLGVSXNRLKSVTWFSLAGLRHLDLSFNDFDTVPTCEETGNMSHLEILGLSGAKIQKSDFQKIAHLHLNTVFLGLRTLSHYEEGSLPILNTTKLHIVLPMNTNFWVLLRDGMKTSKILEITNIDGKSQFASYETQQNLILENAKTSILLLNKVDLLWDDLLLIFQFVWHTSVEYFQIQHVTFGGKVYLDHNSFDYSNTVMRTIKLENVHFRIFNIPQERVYLLFTKMDIENLTISDAQMPHMLFPIYPTRFQYLNFANNILTDDVFKTSIQLPHLKTLILKDNKLETLSLVSCFAGNTSLRHLDLSENLLQHENDENCLWPETLITMNLSSNKFADSVFRCLPRNIQILDLNNNKIQTVPKGVIHLTSLRELNLAFNFLTDLPGCSHFRRLSVLNVEMNLILSPSLEFFQSCQEVKTLNVGRNPFRCTCELRDFIQLEKYSEGMMVGWSDSYICEYPLNLKGTPLKDVRLPEISCNAALLIVTIVVIMLVLGTAVAFCCLHFDLPWYLRMLGQWTQTWHRVRKTSQEQLKRNIQFHVFISYSEHDSAWVKYELIPNIEKEDSSVLICLHEGNSDPGKSITEDTINCIEKSYKCIFVLSPNFVQTEWCHYEPYFAHHNLFRENSDYIMLILLEPIPLYCIPTRYPKLKTLMEKKAYLEWPKDRRKCGLFWANLRAAIRVNLLETREMCELQTFTELNEESRGSAISLIRTDSL